The following are encoded in a window of Apis mellifera strain DH4 linkage group LG10, Amel_HAv3.1, whole genome shotgun sequence genomic DNA:
- the LOC100576247 gene encoding frizzled-2 isoform X1 translates to MRTPGSRPAVGRRQIVADKSGKRGRSNARHREVRGKQSRKMGLVRRTKLLPSRTMAPLLSLLVLAVLPNARLESAINPVSNVGSVSSGSSSSSSSSSSSSSSSMVGGVPGSGSSSGSMAGSGNSVVGGGGSSGVGHSSLGGGGAGVNGNGRCEEITIPMCRGIGYNLTAMPNELNHDNQEEAGLEVHQFWPLVEIKCSPDLKFFLCSMYTPICLPEYTKPLPACRSVCERARAGCAPLMQQYGFSWPERMACERLPAHGDPENLCMEQDNHTSSTGHGGSGNGGAASSAPLPAAQPRPTRPSKTTQPPRCRPGKNQKNCQHPPGERARDCVCRCRPPLVPLGAGGTVIPGPISGSSTGSIGSGAGLAGMAVSGVIPAPPISIARNIIQDIAGVPNCALPCHGAFLTSEERGFAAVWLALWSGLCAASTLVTVTTFLIDTQRFKYPERPIVFLSACYFAVSIGYLSRSVFGHEEIACDGSALKSRAQGPEACVAVFLMIYFFGMASSVWWVILAFTWFLAAGLKWGNEAIASYSQYFHLAAWLAPAVQTFSAYLAGGVAGDPVAGVCTVAPDGVRSFILVPLFVYLLLGTSFLLAGFVSLFRIRSVIKRQPGAKADKLEKLMIRIGVFSVLYTLPAGVVLACHMYETSLRNEWLDSLACPCRPRARPLYSVLMLKYFMALAVGITSGVWIWSGKTVDSWKRLWRRLFSGGGGGGGHGGGGAGMVAGVTGVSGGIGSTSIKGVVGRVGVPYPPAPGPGSALLPPGSVASASQHHLHHHVLKQPPLSHV, encoded by the exons ATGCGCACCCCGGGTTCAAGGCCAGCCGTGGGTAGGAGACAGATCGTCGCGGATAAGAGCGGCAAGAGAG GCCGGAGTAATGCGAGGCACAGAGAAGTAAGGGGCAAGCAATCAAGGAAAATGGGACTCGTTCGACGGACGAAGCTGCTTCCCAGCCGAACGATGGCTCCCCTGTTATCACTGCTGGTGCTCGCAGTATTGCCAAATGCGCGATTAGAATCGGCGATCAATCCGGTGAGCAACGTGGGCTCGGTATCGAGCGGTTCCtcgtcgtcctcctcctcctcctcctcctcctcgtcgtcgtcgatggTGGGCGGCGTACCTGGCAGTGGCTCGTCTTCCGGCAGCATGGCAGGGTCCGGCAACAGCGTGGTCGGGGGCGGTGGGAGCAGCGGCGTTGGACACTCGTCCCTTGGCGGCGGCGGGGCGGGAGTGAATGGGAACGGGCGTTGCGAGGAGATCACGATCCCGATGTGTCGCGGGATCGGGTACAACCTGACGGCGATGCCCAACGAATTGAATCACGACAATCAGGAAGAAGCCGGGCTCGAGGTGCACCAATTCTGGCCGCTGGTCGAGATCAAATGTTCCCCCGACCTCAAGTTCTTCCTGTGCTCCATGTACACGCCGATATGCCTGCCGGAATACACGAAACCGCTGCCGGCTTGCAGAAGCGTGTGCGAGAGGGCGAGGGCCGGTTGCGCGCCGTTGATGCAGCAGTACGGTTTCTCGTGGCCGGAGAGGATGGCGTGCGAGAGATTGCCGGCCCACGGTGACCCGGAGAATTTGTGCATGGAGCAGGACAATCATACGAGCAGCACCGGGCACGGAGGATCCGGGAACGGAGGAGCGGCGAGCAGCGCGCCTTTGCCCGCGGCACAACCGCGCCCGACCAGGCCGTCCAAGACGACCCAACCGCCGCGGTGCAGGCCagggaaaaatcaaaaaaactgCCAGCATCCCCCGGGGGAACGGGCGAGGGATTGCGTGTGCCGGTGCAGGCCACCCCTCGTACCCCTGGGGGCGGGGGGCACGGTCATTCCGGGACCGATAAGCGGCAGCAGCACCGGAAGCATAGGCAGCGGGGCTGGGCTGGCAGGCATGGCCGTAAGTGGGGTCATACCGGCGCCCCCGATAAGCATCGCCAGGAACATCATTCAGGACATTGCAGGAGTACCGAATTGCGCGCTCCCGTGCCACGGGGCGTTCCTCACCTCCGAAGAACGAGGGTTCGCGGCCGTGTGGCTGGCTCTGTGGAGCGGCCTGTGCGCCGCAAGCACCCTCGTGACCGTCACCACGTTTCTGATCGACACCCAGCGCTTCAAGTATCCTGAGAGACCGATAGTGTTCCTGTCGGCCTGCTACTTCGCCGTCTCGATCGGCTACCTGTCGAGGAGCGTGTTCGGCCACGAGGAGATCGCCTGCGACGGATCGGCGCTCAAGTCGAGGGCCCAGGGACCGGAAGCTTGCGTGGCCGTCTTCCTCATGATCTATTTCTTCGGAATGGCGTCCTCGGTGTGGTGGGTGATCCTGGCGTTCACGTGGTTCCTGGCGGCGGGTCTGAAGTGGGGGAACGAGGCGATCGCCTCGTACTCGCAATACTTCCATCTGGCGGCGTGGCTAGCGCCGGCGGTCCAAACGTTCTCGGCGTACCTGGCCGGGGGGGTAGCGGGGGATCCGGTGGCAGGGGTCTGCACGGTGGCCCCGGACGGGGTGCGATCGTTCATTCTGGTTCCGTTGTTCGTGTACCTGCTGTTGGGAACGAGCTTCCTTCTGGCGGGTTTCGTGAGCCTGTTCAGAATTCGTTCGGTGATAAAACGTCAACCGGGGGCGAAGGCGGACAAATTGGAGAAACTGATGATAAGAATTGGCGTGTTCAGCGTTCTGTACACCCTACCAGCCGGGGTGGTGTTGGCCTGCCACATGTACGAGACGTCGTTAAGAAACGAGTGGCTCGACTCGCTGGCGTGCCCCTGTCGGCCAAGGGCAAGACCCCTCTACTCCGTCCTGATGCTCAAGTACTTTATGGCGCTCGCGGTGGGTATCACGTCAGGCGTGTGGATATGGAGCGGCAAGACCGTCGACTCGTGGAAACGTCTGTGGAGGCGCTTGTTCAGCGGCGGAGGCGGCGGAGGCGGTCACGGAGGCGGTGGGGCAGGTATGGTGGCAGGCGTGACAGGCGTCAGCGGAGGTATCGGCAGCACCAGCATCAAGGGCGTAGTAGGGCGTGTAGGAGTGCCGTATCCACCGGCCCCGGGGCCTGGAAGCGCTCTACTCCCCCCGGGCAGCGTGGCCAGCGCGTCCCAACATCACCTCCATCATCACGTCCTCAAACAACCCCCCCTGTCGCACGTATGA
- the LOC100576247 gene encoding frizzled-2 isoform X2 — protein sequence MGLVRRTKLLPSRTMAPLLSLLVLAVLPNARLESAINPVSNVGSVSSGSSSSSSSSSSSSSSSMVGGVPGSGSSSGSMAGSGNSVVGGGGSSGVGHSSLGGGGAGVNGNGRCEEITIPMCRGIGYNLTAMPNELNHDNQEEAGLEVHQFWPLVEIKCSPDLKFFLCSMYTPICLPEYTKPLPACRSVCERARAGCAPLMQQYGFSWPERMACERLPAHGDPENLCMEQDNHTSSTGHGGSGNGGAASSAPLPAAQPRPTRPSKTTQPPRCRPGKNQKNCQHPPGERARDCVCRCRPPLVPLGAGGTVIPGPISGSSTGSIGSGAGLAGMAVSGVIPAPPISIARNIIQDIAGVPNCALPCHGAFLTSEERGFAAVWLALWSGLCAASTLVTVTTFLIDTQRFKYPERPIVFLSACYFAVSIGYLSRSVFGHEEIACDGSALKSRAQGPEACVAVFLMIYFFGMASSVWWVILAFTWFLAAGLKWGNEAIASYSQYFHLAAWLAPAVQTFSAYLAGGVAGDPVAGVCTVAPDGVRSFILVPLFVYLLLGTSFLLAGFVSLFRIRSVIKRQPGAKADKLEKLMIRIGVFSVLYTLPAGVVLACHMYETSLRNEWLDSLACPCRPRARPLYSVLMLKYFMALAVGITSGVWIWSGKTVDSWKRLWRRLFSGGGGGGGHGGGGAGMVAGVTGVSGGIGSTSIKGVVGRVGVPYPPAPGPGSALLPPGSVASASQHHLHHHVLKQPPLSHV from the coding sequence ATGGGACTCGTTCGACGGACGAAGCTGCTTCCCAGCCGAACGATGGCTCCCCTGTTATCACTGCTGGTGCTCGCAGTATTGCCAAATGCGCGATTAGAATCGGCGATCAATCCGGTGAGCAACGTGGGCTCGGTATCGAGCGGTTCCtcgtcgtcctcctcctcctcctcctcctcctcgtcgtcgtcgatggTGGGCGGCGTACCTGGCAGTGGCTCGTCTTCCGGCAGCATGGCAGGGTCCGGCAACAGCGTGGTCGGGGGCGGTGGGAGCAGCGGCGTTGGACACTCGTCCCTTGGCGGCGGCGGGGCGGGAGTGAATGGGAACGGGCGTTGCGAGGAGATCACGATCCCGATGTGTCGCGGGATCGGGTACAACCTGACGGCGATGCCCAACGAATTGAATCACGACAATCAGGAAGAAGCCGGGCTCGAGGTGCACCAATTCTGGCCGCTGGTCGAGATCAAATGTTCCCCCGACCTCAAGTTCTTCCTGTGCTCCATGTACACGCCGATATGCCTGCCGGAATACACGAAACCGCTGCCGGCTTGCAGAAGCGTGTGCGAGAGGGCGAGGGCCGGTTGCGCGCCGTTGATGCAGCAGTACGGTTTCTCGTGGCCGGAGAGGATGGCGTGCGAGAGATTGCCGGCCCACGGTGACCCGGAGAATTTGTGCATGGAGCAGGACAATCATACGAGCAGCACCGGGCACGGAGGATCCGGGAACGGAGGAGCGGCGAGCAGCGCGCCTTTGCCCGCGGCACAACCGCGCCCGACCAGGCCGTCCAAGACGACCCAACCGCCGCGGTGCAGGCCagggaaaaatcaaaaaaactgCCAGCATCCCCCGGGGGAACGGGCGAGGGATTGCGTGTGCCGGTGCAGGCCACCCCTCGTACCCCTGGGGGCGGGGGGCACGGTCATTCCGGGACCGATAAGCGGCAGCAGCACCGGAAGCATAGGCAGCGGGGCTGGGCTGGCAGGCATGGCCGTAAGTGGGGTCATACCGGCGCCCCCGATAAGCATCGCCAGGAACATCATTCAGGACATTGCAGGAGTACCGAATTGCGCGCTCCCGTGCCACGGGGCGTTCCTCACCTCCGAAGAACGAGGGTTCGCGGCCGTGTGGCTGGCTCTGTGGAGCGGCCTGTGCGCCGCAAGCACCCTCGTGACCGTCACCACGTTTCTGATCGACACCCAGCGCTTCAAGTATCCTGAGAGACCGATAGTGTTCCTGTCGGCCTGCTACTTCGCCGTCTCGATCGGCTACCTGTCGAGGAGCGTGTTCGGCCACGAGGAGATCGCCTGCGACGGATCGGCGCTCAAGTCGAGGGCCCAGGGACCGGAAGCTTGCGTGGCCGTCTTCCTCATGATCTATTTCTTCGGAATGGCGTCCTCGGTGTGGTGGGTGATCCTGGCGTTCACGTGGTTCCTGGCGGCGGGTCTGAAGTGGGGGAACGAGGCGATCGCCTCGTACTCGCAATACTTCCATCTGGCGGCGTGGCTAGCGCCGGCGGTCCAAACGTTCTCGGCGTACCTGGCCGGGGGGGTAGCGGGGGATCCGGTGGCAGGGGTCTGCACGGTGGCCCCGGACGGGGTGCGATCGTTCATTCTGGTTCCGTTGTTCGTGTACCTGCTGTTGGGAACGAGCTTCCTTCTGGCGGGTTTCGTGAGCCTGTTCAGAATTCGTTCGGTGATAAAACGTCAACCGGGGGCGAAGGCGGACAAATTGGAGAAACTGATGATAAGAATTGGCGTGTTCAGCGTTCTGTACACCCTACCAGCCGGGGTGGTGTTGGCCTGCCACATGTACGAGACGTCGTTAAGAAACGAGTGGCTCGACTCGCTGGCGTGCCCCTGTCGGCCAAGGGCAAGACCCCTCTACTCCGTCCTGATGCTCAAGTACTTTATGGCGCTCGCGGTGGGTATCACGTCAGGCGTGTGGATATGGAGCGGCAAGACCGTCGACTCGTGGAAACGTCTGTGGAGGCGCTTGTTCAGCGGCGGAGGCGGCGGAGGCGGTCACGGAGGCGGTGGGGCAGGTATGGTGGCAGGCGTGACAGGCGTCAGCGGAGGTATCGGCAGCACCAGCATCAAGGGCGTAGTAGGGCGTGTAGGAGTGCCGTATCCACCGGCCCCGGGGCCTGGAAGCGCTCTACTCCCCCCGGGCAGCGTGGCCAGCGCGTCCCAACATCACCTCCATCATCACGTCCTCAAACAACCCCCCCTGTCGCACGTATGA